Proteins encoded by one window of Pelecanus crispus isolate bPelCri1 chromosome 8, bPelCri1.pri, whole genome shotgun sequence:
- the MYOZ3 gene encoding myozenin-3 → MLGRSLASPRGTPGADVSPCSVSPQSCLSLPARQDPSPSRRAAPGAQQQVMTIMKPGPEDVPRLDLGKKMSTPQDLMIEELSLRNNRGSQLFQQRQRRMQRFIFEHPSGYKELPGLGVGGSHGTKTGGPEGTANEWMAGEDAGGQQSYHSELHVAALPQGGPPEVPKKTEKVLQMSKVLNPDALAPGYSGPLKEVPPEKFNVTAIPKGYHSPWQELLGDKDNTVHGKNQPPIRPLPWDFRSFNRTPAPFDRTLVSDLFSMPAMELDNLSVLEVISHRPNFNRVPQGWVRILPESDEL, encoded by the exons ATGCTCGGCCGAAGCCTGGCCTCTCCCCGTGGCACGCCTGGGGCTGATGTGTCCCCATGCTCGGTGTCACCTCAGAGCTGCCTCTCTCTTCCAGCCAGACAGGATCCATCCCCCTCCCGCAGAGCTGCCCCAGGCGCGCAGCAGCAAGTGATGACCATCATGAAACCGGGCCCTGAAGACG tgccccggCTGGACCTGGGCAAGAAGATGAGCACGCCGCAGGACCTGATGATCGAGGAGCTCTCCCTGCGGAACAATCGTGGCTCCCAGCTCTTCCAGCAGCGCCAGAGGCGGATGCAGCGCTTCATCTTTGAGCATCCCAGTGGCTACAAGGAG ctcccagggctcGGGGTGGGTGGCTCACACGGCACCAAGACAGGCGGCCCGGAGGGAACAGCAAATGAGTGGATG GCAGGGGAGGACGCCGGGGGCCAGCAGAGTTATCACTCCGAGCTCCACGTGGCAGCATtgccccagggtggcccccccGAAGTGCCCAAGAAGACAGAGAAAGTCTTGCAGATGAGCAAAGTCCTCAACCCCGATGCTCTGGCCCCGG GATACTCGGGCCCCCTCAAAGAAGTGCCCCCTGAGAAGTTCAATGTCACCGCCATCCCCAAGGGCTATCACTCCCCATGGCAGGAGCTCCTCGGTGACAAGGACAACACTGTGCATGGCAAGAACCAGCCGCCCATAAGACCCCTTCCATGGGACTTCAGGAGCTTCAACAG GACTCCCGCCCCATTTGACAGAACACTGGTCAGCGACCTGTTCTCCATGCCTGCAATGGAGCTGGATAACCTGAGCGTTCTGGAGGTGATTTCCCACAGACCCAACTTCAACAGAGTGCCACAAGGTTGGGTGCGGATTCTACCAGAGAGCGATGAGCTGTAG